Genomic DNA from Candidatus Hydrogenedentota bacterium:
GGCGCAAATTCGCCCAATTTATGACCGACCATATTTTCCGTGATAAAAACAGGAATAAAATTCTTCCCGTTGTGCACAGCCACTGTTAAACCAACCATGTCTGGAATGATCGTGGAACGACGGGACCATGTCTTAATGACGCGACGGTCCCGGTCTCTCTGTTGCTTTAACACGTGTTGCAGCAGGTGATCGTCTATGAAATATCCTTTTTTCAGTGAACGTGACACCTGTTTTCTCCTTATCTGGGTTCCGCCCCGAAGGGCAATTCATTTCTCTTGGAACGCTCTCTAGCGTCCCGCTATATGGGCCGGCTCACCACTTAGGCGTTACGACGTCGAATAATAAACTGGTTAGACCGGTTTTTTTTCCGACGGGTCTTCGCGCCTTTCGTGGGTTTACCCCAAGGGGTAACCGGATGACGACCGCCCGAAGTACGACCTTCACCACCGCCCATGGGGTGATCCACCGGATTCATGACAACGCCGCGCACTTTCGGACGCCGTCCCAGCCAGCGAGTGCGACCCGCTTTACCAAGGACGATGTTCTGGTGTTCTTCGTTGCCTACTTCACCCAAAGTTGCCTGACAATTGCTTTGGAAACGCCGCATTTCGCCGGAAGGCAGACGCAATACAACAAAGCGGCCTTCTTTGGCAAGGACTTGGCACTTATTGCCGGCAGAGCGTGCAATTTGCCCGCCTCTGCCCGGGATCAGTTCCACGTTGTAAACGAGACTTCCCAAGGGAATGTTCGCCAAGGGAAGCGTATTACCCAATTCGTATTCCGCTTCAGGACCACTGAGAATCTTTTGACCCACAGTCATCCCTTTATGGGCGATCATATAGCGTTTTTCACCATCAGCATAGACGATCAATGCAATACGCGCCGTCCGATTGGGATCGTATTCGATGGTCGCTACTTTTCCGGGAATACCGATTTTGTCCCGTCTAAAGTCAATTAAACGGTAGAGCCGTTTGGCACCGCCGCCACGACGACGTAACGTAATACGGCCTGCATGATTACGACCGCTGATGCGTTTTGTGGGGCGCAACAGGCTCTTTTCGGGTTTGCTGGTGGTCAGATCAGAAAAGTCTGACACACTCATTTCGCGCCGGGAAGGGGTATATGGTTTAAATCTTTTCAACGACATAACGACATCTCCGTCAGATTAATTCGATCACATCGCCCGCGCGAAGGGTGACAATAGCTTTTTTCCATTGGGACCGACGACCGGTGCGACGGGTACCTAAAGGCCGCCGCATCTTGCCACGGTAATTCATGGTATTTACGGAAACCACCTTGATTTCTTCTTTACGGTACATCTCTTCGATGGCTTCACGAATTTGGTGTTTATTCGCCCATGCACTCACACGGAATACATAATGATTACCGTTTTCGCGCAGAATCTGAGATTCTTCAGTGACGATCGGGCGGTCTATAATTTTATGATATTCCACGGTCATGACAAACGTTCCTCAAGTTTCGGAAGAGCTTCTTGCTGGACCAACACAGAGGAGGCACGGATAACATCCAAAGCGCTCACATCCATTGCGGTACGTACATATACATTAGGAATGTTACGTGAAGACAACAAGGTATTTTCATCGTAATCGGCCGTTACGAACAAGGTACGGCGACTGTTAGTAGCGACCTTGTCCAGCATTTCCGCGAATACACGGGTTTTCGGCTGTTCAATTTTATAATCAGCAAGTACACGCAGCCGTTCGGAGCGGGTACGCGCCGTCAACAAGGCGCACAGTGCTTTTCTCTTCATCGCCGTCGTAATGTTATTGCGATAGTTACGGGGAACCGGTCCGAAAACCGTGCCGCCACCACGCAAAATAGGATCTCGGCTGCTGCCGCGCC
This window encodes:
- the rpsS gene encoding 30S ribosomal protein S19; the protein is MSRSLKKGYFIDDHLLQHVLKQQRDRDRRVIKTWSRRSTIIPDMVGLTVAVHNGKNFIPVFITENMVGHKLGEFAPTRTFRSHAGGR
- the rplB gene encoding 50S ribosomal protein L2 produces the protein MSLKRFKPYTPSRREMSVSDFSDLTTSKPEKSLLRPTKRISGRNHAGRITLRRRGGGAKRLYRLIDFRRDKIGIPGKVATIEYDPNRTARIALIVYADGEKRYMIAHKGMTVGQKILSGPEAEYELGNTLPLANIPLGSLVYNVELIPGRGGQIARSAGNKCQVLAKEGRFVVLRLPSGEMRRFQSNCQATLGEVGNEEHQNIVLGKAGRTRWLGRRPKVRGVVMNPVDHPMGGGEGRTSGGRHPVTPWGKPTKGAKTRRKKNRSNQFIIRRRNA
- the rplW gene encoding 50S ribosomal protein L23, which encodes MEYHKIIDRPIVTEESQILRENGNHYVFRVSAWANKHQIREAIEEMYRKEEIKVVSVNTMNYRGKMRRPLGTRRTGRRSQWKKAIVTLRAGDVIELI
- the rplD gene encoding 50S ribosomal protein L4, yielding MVALKVYTMEGVEKDAIDVSEKVFNHDTSETLVHDVIVGMQAALRQGTHATKTRSKVSGGGAKPFRQKGTGRARRGSSRDPILRGGGTVFGPVPRNYRNNITTAMKRKALCALLTARTRSERLRVLADYKIEQPKTRVFAEMLDKVATNSRRTLFVTADYDENTLLSSRNIPNVYVRTAMDVSALDVIRASSVLVQQEALPKLEERLS